In Drosophila subpulchrella strain 33 F10 #4 breed RU33 chromosome X, RU_Dsub_v1.1 Primary Assembly, whole genome shotgun sequence, the DNA window GCCAGAAGTCCAACGAACTGACCGCCGAGCACAGCTGCATCATGCTGCACACGCCCGCAACGACGTCGTGGCTGGGCCTGTACTACCAGGATTTCCGCCGGAGGGTCCTTAAGCTCATGGGCAAGACCTTCCGGGAGTTCGAAACAAAACTGTGCTTGGCCCTGCTGAAGAACAAATCGGTGGACACGGAAGCCAGTGCCCTGACAGTTCTGGACAAGCCCATGCTGGATGTGTTCTTCCTGCCACACGATCTGCAGCGCCTGGAGAGCTACGCCCGCCAGCAGTCCGAGTTCCGACTGATCATCGATCTGCTCACGGACATCGCCCAGCTGTACTTCCAGGGCAGGATCGAGGGACTGCAACTGGATCTGGTGCAGCAGGGCATCCTTTTGGCCCTGGGCGTTCAGGGCAAGACGGTGGATGCCCTGGGCCTGGAGCTCAATATGCCGGGCAATCAGTTGCTGGCCAAGTTCTTCGATGCCATGAAACGGTGCAATCAGTGCTTCCGATCCGTTCTGGAGGAGCATATCGAGGGCGGAATGCTGAGGGAGGCGGATCTGTCCAAGGGCGAGGAGCTGCAGCCGCTCAGCCTGTCGCTCGACAAGGAGCTGGATCAAACGGCCCAGAAGCTGAGCAAGCAGCAGCGCAAGGAGCTGAAGCGACTGAAGGCCGAGCAGCTGGACGAGTTCCAGATCAAGGGCAGCGAGGAGGACTGGTCCAAGGCGCTGGAGACAAACGGAAAAGGCGGTGGCAGCGGGCTGCTCTCCGTCAAGAGGTAGGTGCGCCGATGCAGTGCGTCCTGAGCGTTCTCTTTCGAATAATTTGTAATTACTAACAAAAATAgtcaaataaaatatgattacattttaaattaaattaatcaaaCTGTCATCTAGTTGTAGGGTTCCTTTTTATTATGTACATACTTCAGTCAGTGGTTAACTATCACTTAATTCACAACTTATGCTTTCTCTCTTTCTTTTTAGTGGCGTCAAGCGACTGGATGGACCCATCGAACAGCCCGAGGATCGCGACCTAGCCGCTCCGCTctccaaaaagaaaaagaagaacAATCCGAAACAGAAACGCGGGCAGGGCAAGTCCCTGATCTAGAGCAAAATAAggacattttttttgtgtgtttggGGGGAAGAAGAATGTGGATTTTAATGCTATAGAAAAGTACATATTGTAAGCTccgttaaaaataaaagaaacctAATAACTGAACTATATCTTGATATCGGCAGCCGCCTTGGCTGCAGCTGTGGCCGCCCTGCGCCGATCCTTGAGGTCCTGGTAGCTGACGCCCGGCTCCTTGTGGGTGCTGCGCTCGTATCGCTTGACCTTGGCCTTCTTGCGGTTGACGAGCTTCGTCGTGGGCAGCATGTTGTTGCGCTGCAGCGTGTGGAAGCGGTCCTTCAGCAGACTGCTCTCCGTCTTCACGTTGCGCAGATTGCCGGCCACATCCTCGGGCAGATTGACATCCAGATCGGGCTCCTCGAACTTGTGCCGCCCCAGACGCTTCGGCTCGAACTTGGCCTTCTCGGCGCGCTGCTTGCGACGCTTCTTCAGCTCGTTCaggtcctcctcctcgtcgtccAATTCGTGACGGATCGATTTGATGCTAGATGGGGGAAAACATTAAAGATTTGAAGCTGTTTCACATGATGGCAGTATCTAGTTATATCCCTACCGTATCAGATCAGCAGTCTGTTGCTTGAGCTTCCTCTTGAGCTCTGTTTGGCGTGCCAGTTCCTTCTGCTTGAGCTCCTTGCGACGGGCTTGCTTGCTCTTCTTTTTGTTCTCCACGGGAGCGTTAACTGTGTGGTATGGCTTATCCACATTCTCTTCCGACTTCTCTCCGTTGGCCTGGCCAGCCTCATCTTGCTGGCCCTCCTCTTGCTCCTCCTCTTCCTCCATGCCCTGGCTCATCTCCTGTAGACGACGCCGGTCCCTTTCCTCGGGCGTCACCTTGGAGAACATGCTGGTGGTCACGCGCTTCAGGTGCTGCTCCTTCTTGATGATGCCCTCCTCGCGTTCCACAATCTTTGAAATAAGATCTTGGTGGTCCTCTGGCGCGGGATTGTAGCTCATGCCCGGATGCGGAAGTTCGAATTTCCTGGGGAGAATGAGAAATATGTAATCAGTGATAATCGCCAGTGACGAAGACCATTGACTTACTTGGCCTTGGTGGTCTTGTGGTGCAGACTGGCGTGCGTTTTGACCACCTTTTTGCCAATATTCCCGGCTGTGTGCAGGGCCAGTTCGCGACTGATCCAGCCCTTCTTGTCCTTGAGTCCCGGAATCGCATCGCGGAAATCCACCTCCTCCCAAATGTCCTTCTCGACGGCCAGCTTCTTGCTCTTCTTGTCCGCCAGTCGCTGCTCCAGCTTCTCGTAGTACAAGGCGCGATCGCTGTTGGCCTGGCGATGACGCGGCTTGGTGGGATTGCAGACCTCCAGCTCGATGTTGCGTCCGTTCTTTTTCTGGCGCACATGGTTGCTGCAATGGGAGAGATGGGCGTGTGAGTTTATGCTACATTTGGTGCTCGGGGACAGCCGAAAAACCTACCGCTTGACAATGGGATCCTGCACCTTGGATGTGTTCTCCAGCGCCTGGTGGCTCCTCATCGGTTTCTTGGCATTCAGTTTCCTCTTTTGCTTCACACTCAGGACGGCGGCCTTGGCTGTTTTATCTGCGCTGGTGTCCAAAACGAACAGATCCTCATCCTGCTTGTCCGTGAAGGTGCTGCAAAGATTGGAACAGCCAGTTGAGCTCCCGGATTCCACATTGTTTACCCAACCACACCACACTCACCCAATGCGCTCCTCCTGGCGCTGATCTTCGAGGAACTGCTCCACATCCTGGATGTCTGTCTTGCGCCACGCCGATTTGTTCTTCTTCGAGATGCGCTTCTTCTTTGTCCCTGGCTCCACGGCCGTCATTGCTGCGGATTATCTGGGTTATTTGTGagtaaaacaataaaataacaaatGTCCAGTGAGTGCCAAGCGGCACACGTGCAAATCTGACAGCGCTTTCCAACACGGAGTGTTACGTTTTCCAACACTGGCGGGCTGACGCAGTCAGCTGCTTAGTGATGGGTAATCACTGTACATAACATAGCTAGAAAACTAGAGATGGCTATTGGTACATAAACTagtaatattttaagttaGTTTTGGTGGGTGTACACTTTTTTATCCGTGTCTATGAACCAGGTTCATTGAACCTACTATCCCCATCCCCTAGCTATTAGGCCAATTATCATTTTAAATTTCCCGCCTTGATGTCGACTTCCTTTTCGATAAAATATCAGTCATATAATCGTAAGACCTCAGTTAAATTCTTATCCCATTTTAAAAGAgtactattacaattttaattatacTAAATGTATGTAATAAATTATCCGATTAATTGTTGCTTTGTAAATTAAATTCCTCTATTTGTCCCTAGCCAGCTAAAAATAATTGGCTAGAAGCCGCACGGGCTACAAAACAGCCAGAAACTGGCTTGCGCATCTCTGGCTCCTCTTCATTCCAAAAcacctgtgtgtgtgtgtgtgttttgatCAAGTGAGCTGTGCATTTAttcaattttcatttaaaattgtgTATAAAAGGGGGCCGGCGAGCCGTATCCGGGTCATAACGCATTGTGTTTTCCAAGGCGCTAGGTCAAAAaccataaaacaaaaaactaactcattttttttgtcaacTAAAAGAACTATAAGGCCGGTAAGTGCGGGCAGCGACGTCGACTGCGGCAGCGGCGCAGGCACCGACATACGTGTACCAAACAAAAAGCGGTAAACAAACTTATCCGctcggtttttttttgtcataCCCTCGCGAAGAGTATTGTAAATTTCCGGAAAAACTACTATTTACTAACTCGGTGTAAGAGCTAGCGGTATTAAACTTTCGCAATTGCATTGTTTCGTGGTCAGGCATATCATATTCAAAAATTCTGACGATCGGGCGTctatatttttcaaagtttgctataaattacatatatattttttgtatacgaTGATGACAGACAAATTAATCTAATTTTTTCACAAGGGTCTACAAGCATCGTCTTGTCAAAACTGTCATtctaatttgtttttcttatattttttttttgacatacCCTTCCGAAGAGCATTGTAAATTTCCGGAAAAACTACTTTTTACTAACTCGGTGTGAGAGATAGCGGTATAAAACTTTCGCAATTGCATTGTTTCGTGGTCAGGCATAtcatattaaaaaattctgaCGATCGGGCGTCTATACTTTTCAAAGAAAGTATTGCTATaaattacttatatattttttttgtttacgaTTATGACGGACAAATTAATCTCATTTTTTTcacaagggtatacaagcatCGTCTTGTCAATGCTGTCATTCTAATTTgcgtttttctttttctattttagtttttttccgATTACGCCGTGCTATCGCCCCGCTGAAATAGTTTATTCGTTACAAATAGCATATCGAGATCTTCGGCAGCGACAGACGCACTTTAAACGCCAGCAAGATGAGCACCTCTCCCAGTTTCGCGGACATTTCGGACAAGTTCACGGAGGCCACGCTGGACGAAATCATCCGCAATGCGGGCGGCACCCACCACACCTCCTACAAGTTCGGTCCCAGTGGCAAGAAGGGCGACGCCTACCTGAGCCGCGTCTTCCGCATCACCGTCTTCGGAGTCAAGAACTCCGAGCAGGGCAAGGACGAGGAGGAGATGAAGGTCTCGGTGATCGTGAAGGCCATGCCCGACAATCTCCATCGCCGGGCCCTCTTCCGCTCGGTGATATTCTTCCGCAACGAGATCAACTTCTACACCAAGGTGCTGCCGGCCATCGAGGCCTTCCAGAAGTCCCGGGAGCCCGCCCCCAAGAAGCCCTTCGTGGAGTATCCCCGCTGCCTGGCCAGCCTGTGCGACGGGGTCAACGATTTCATCGCCCTGGAGGACGTGGGTCCCAAGGGCTACACGGCGCCCGTGCGGTGAGTGATATTATCTTGATATCAAGACTTTAAATTCCAATATCATCGATTATTTCGATTATAATCTAACCGAATAAGAGCTAAAACATTAATTCATAGCACCTGGATTTCAACTGATCAGTGATCATCTTATCTTCATAACCTATATAGAACAACAAGGGTATTTGTTATAGGAACcatatttaatcatatttatattttcaattatcTATAATATGTATTAGTGTTGAGTAATTCGAGCAAATATGGAACTGATTGCTTACTGATAGACTGAGTTGGTCTATCTGCCTTATCTTATCTGCTTGTTTGTTTGGTAATCCTGGAAATCGGTTTTTACATCGACTGCCCTTCTAATTTTATTCTCTAGAAGCGATAACGGAATTAAAGTTATTTCCgggtaatatatttatttttaatcgtttagaaaaaaataaagctataaataaatgaatatggTATATAACTTTTATATAGAATCGAGATTCCATATAGTTTTTCCAACACATTACTTATACTTTAATTGTGACTTCAAGTCTTTAACCGCATTTAATTATTCTTACAGCCAGGACTACATTTCCCTGGAGGATGCTCTGCTAACCATGCGCACCCTGGGTCGATACCATGGCGTGGCCCTGGCCTTCAATGCCCTGGACAGCAAGAACTTCGAGAAGGCGGCGGATTCGCTGGAGGAGACCTATTACGGCGAGCACACACGCGAGTGGTACACCGGCTTCCTGCTGATGGCGGAGGACGTGGCCATGGACGCCATCAAACATGTGTATCCGGACAGCAAGTACGAGACCGTGGCCGGCAACTTCCTGCAGCCCGCGCTGTTCGATGACATGATCGATCTGGTGTCTACTCGCTCCGAGCTGACTGTCTTCGGGCACGGCGACTGCTGGACCCCCAACTTCCTGACCAAGTACAACGAGCAGGGCGAATCGCAGGAGATTATCATCATTGACTTCCAGCTGGCCAGATGCTCCTCCTTGGCCCTGGACCTGAGCTTCTTCATCTACTCCTGCACCAGCCAGGTGTTGAGGGAGGAGCACTACGAGAAGCTGTTGCGCGCCTACCTGGAGAGTGCCCATGAGCTGATCAAGGATCTGGGTGGCGATCCCGAGGAGATCATCACATGGGAATCGCTGCAGCAGGAGCTGAAGGACTTTGGACGCTTTGGCTGCGGAATGGGCATCGAATCGCTGCCCATGACCATGATGGAGGACGAGGAGGTGGCCGATCTGGATGCCATCCAGGAGAACGCCATTCTCACTGACATCTGGAACCTCACGTTCTTCAAGGAGCCCGCCAAGCGGCAGCGCCTGGCCGACATTTTCAAGCACGCCATCGATGAGGGCTACATCAAGTAGGCTTCAATTCTACCGCGATCAAATCGAATTCAACTAGTATTGGGAATTTAATACTTGTTACCCTATATGTACAAACTATAAGTGAAGATTAATAAACCGTGTTCCAAGCACAAAGCCAGCTGCAGATGGGATTAAAAACAGATCTTTATGGGCAATAACTGATGAATAGAGTAACATAGACTGAAGGGTATGTACACGGTGCTGGTGCTGGCACTAAAACTAAACTGGGAGTGACCCATTCAGAGGCACTGTCCCTCGTGGAGGACGCACCAGTGTGGAATTACCGCGTCCGCGTGGATTCCTCGGGCCAGGAGTCGCTCCCGGTAGCGGTAGAACCTACGCTGGGCCAGCAGGGCAGACGATTTGGGATTGGACCACAGGCGCTCGGCTGCTGCTCCGGCTCGCGGCCAGATGCGGGATTCTGGAAGGGATTGGAGGATGATTAGTTGGCATACTCACGTACGCACGTCTAGGAGCTACATACCCAGTGAGTTCTGATCCACATACTCGCTCCACATGCACACCTCGCCGCCGAGAACCTGATCCTGGCTGCGTCCCACGGGCATGCCACTGGAGTAGACCGTACGCCAGTTGTAGTACGAGGTGCTGCCCCAGAATCCGTGGTCCAGGTACCAGGCGTTCTTCGTGGACACAATCAGCCGGTAGCCCCGCTGCAGGAGCTCCCGGTTAAGGGCGTCCTGCGACTCAACCCACGTCTGAATAATGAATCGCTCCTTGGGCAAATAGGCCTCGATGTAGCGGGGATTGGTGAGGTGGCTGGACCAGATGATCACCGACTTGGGCTCCTTGATGCCCGGATACATGCGCTCGTTGATCTCGTCCCAGGCATTGAGGTTCTTCTGGTGGAACTGTGACCACAGGCGCAGGAAGCTCTGCTCGCTGAGATCGTAGCCGCGTGCTCGCATTCCGTCGCGTATCTCCTCGGTGTTGTTCCAGCAGGGCAGGAAAACCTCGTCGCCGCCCATGTGCAGCGTCTCCTCTGGCGCCCCCACCTCGGCCACATCCTCGAGAATCTCCTTCAGCACGGCGTACATGTGATCGTTGAGGGGATTAAGCTGGCCGCATGGCGGCTGCACGCAGAATCTCCGCCAGGGCGACTGATTGAGGCACACGGACATGTTGCCCAGTCCGGCGGCAGGACCCCACTGCCAGCCATTGCCCGCATGCGAGGGCCCATCGATCTCGATCAGTATGCGAATGCCACGCAGGCGGGCGTACTTGACCAGGTTGATGGCATCCTGGCGGGAGTACGTCTGCGACGAGGAGTACGCTCCATAGCGCTGCATTTCCGGCACCCTGGTGATCTCCAGCGGAAAACTATGCGTGTCGACCACATGCCAGTGGAGCACGTTCAGCTTGCTGGCCGCCATGGCATCCAAGGTACTGCGGATGAACTTGAGCGGCACAAAGTTCCTGGCCGTGTCCAGCAGCACCCCGCGATGGGGAAAGGCCGGACGGTCGGTGATATTGGCCCGGGTCACCATGAGCAGGCCATTGGACAGGCTGCCGGTGACCAGGTTGCTCAGCGTCTCGAAGGCATGCCGTGCTCCGTACACCGTGCTCGCCTGGATGTCCACAAAGGTGGCCGTGTCCGTGGTGCGCACCACCAGGGCGTAGCTCTCGTCCGTGGGCCAGTCCAGGGTGAGGCTATCGTTGGTCACCGTGGACCTGACCAGGATCTGTTTGCTGCTCTCCAGCGTGCAGTTGCGGATGCACTCCTTCAGCAGATTCGAGACGAACAGTCGGTTCGTCTCCCGTAGGAACTGGGTGGCCGCCTCGCCGGGCGCCACCACATGGAAGCGCACCTTCCACGGATCGAACCGCACCCGGCCGTGCGCAATGGTGCACTCCTTGCCCGTGGGCATCGGCCAGATGGCCCCGTACTTGCCGCAGGACAGTCGGCAGTCACGCTGGCTCTCGAAGATCTCCGGCGCGTACTGCAGCCCGGTCACCTTCTCCGCCTCCGAGGTGCATATGTCCGTTCGGCTGCATAGCCACTTCCTGGGAATCAAGGGGGtaaagtatattttaaatataggtCTCAGAACTTGATAATATTTAGCCTTGGATATGTAATTTTAATTCTATGCTGAATAAGTTATATACATAGTTCCCAAACCACATTCaggaattttttaaatttgtaaagcTATATTATAAGATATGTATTGTTAAGGGTGTGGTCTTCTACATAAGAAAGTCTGTCCCTTTCCCTATAAAACATAGTAAAAACGCTGTCTTAAGCATGTTTTATAGATTGTGTATTTCcgattttctttaaaaaatatctaatattCCTTATTCTAAttactggaaaaataatatttattaaggacattttttttaaattaaaatttcgttttttAAGGACAGTTCGTTTTCTTATTTTCAAGGTAAACAAAAAGTAGGGTTTAAACTGAAAAAACGTATGCAAAGGTTTACTTTATCTGTTTTGAAAAATATGTAGTTCCATTTGAAAGAGCGTTTATTAAAGCAATCAAGTGGTAGGTGTTTAAATGGTTATAGTAACAAAATGTATGTTAATCCTAAGTCCGTAATATCAGAATGCCATTTAAGCTGAAATTATCCTTTTCGGATTAAAAGAAagttatacatatgtacatatgtatatatatttcatttttgttttcgaATTTCGCAATTCCTAGCAAAAAGGGCTTTTCGCTTTATAGAGGAAGTTGCAGAAAAACAAATGGAACTACATATTTTTAGGTACAGATAAAGgctttcttattttatttatttttctttctttGTAAAGTGATCATTTTAGTTAAATCatgaatattaaatataatagttttttaattgtttaaaaaaatatgacaaccttaaaatttaataagtcCGTTATAGTTATTCATTTTTTCGGATGTTATGCAAAAGCTAGCAATTATGTTATATCTTTTTAGATAAGAAATAAACGGAGGAAAAATAACTTCTTGATTAGTTGTTTTCATTATACTCCATGAACATGGATTGTGTGATTCAGTACTAATCATATCTTGTATTGCCATGTTCTTCACTTTATAATAactcaaaaaaaacaaggagcttaatatcaattaaatgTATTCActcaacaaaaaatataaaaaaacaacacaaagtaaataattgtttttaaatgaaatatggTCTTGAGTAGaaagtttgttttttgttagTTTGCCAAGTTTTTTTTGTGACAActcatttttaagaaaatcgTTTGAACgaaagtattttaattaaatttgacACAGTGGcattttcagctgtttttttattttttaattttcatgaGCCTGATTTcacttgttgctgttgttgttgttgcagccATTTCCTGTCTAGCAGGGACCCAAACCCGATGCGGTTGATTGCAAATTAGCATTCTAATGGCATTTGGCACAGttcttttagatttatttataattgaaaTTGTTATTGTGGCAATTCTGCTGCCTGCTGGTGACAAGtgatattttaaatttccaCATAAGAAGGCACAggattactttttttttttgcaagcaatttaattgtattttataaatttcacTTGTTGCTGCGATTCCCTTGCTAGCGAGGACACAAACCTGCTGGCGCCGCCGGCGTCGCTGTCGACGTCGTCTGCCCGCGTCAGCGCAGCGCCGACCGCGAAGCAGAGCAGAAGCGAGGCAACCGCCGAGCAGAAGCACTGATAACGGTTGTAGCCGCTGAACCGCATCGTTCCTTTCTAACGGCTTCCTCGGCTGCGCCGCCcgcttttataattttttggtATTTAACTGGGTATGAGTACCGCCCACCGCTTGCCCGCTCGCCGCGCACAGCGACACTGAAAAGCTGCGACTGAAATCGAAAAGCGACGCGGGGAAGtacgaataaaataaatccGGCGAAATTTCACTTGCAGCGTAGCGGCAGCGacgcggcagcaacaacaacagcaagcCGCGCTTATATtgaagagagagagagagagcgaggcgaaagagagggagagagagtagagtaaaattaaaaagagcGACTGCGTTACACAGCGAAAAAACGAGGTCCTTTCGTTGACAAATATACTTTTGCATTTTGGTATGCAGCAGTATATCTGCAAAATCATTTTTTTGATTACTCTCAAAAAGTTAAGTTcttctattaaaaaatatttttcaaattctTTTATGACATTCATGTTTATTTAAAGATCCCTTGCAAGATAGTCATAATCTTTTGATTATTTTGAACAAATTacatttcaaaatttaaaaaaattatttaaattacatatcaaaatttaaaaaactatttaaattccatttcaaaattaaaaaaaaattatttaaattccatttcaaaattaaaaaaaattatttaaactattttgtatatttaaacAGTCTTTTTAAAACCAGTCTCAtacttttaattatttttaatcagtTTCAAAgtccaaaaaaaattgaattcaTTTATATAGGACATCTCTAATAATATATGTAAGATAACATCCTTTGATCTAGAATTTTTATCTATCATTATGATACTTTTTAGCACATATCGCAAAGCAGTAGCAAAACATAGCATAATTAAGTGAGATCCTTTGATACACAATTTTGATCTATAAATATATTCCACAGCAAAAGCAAGTgttataaaaatgcaaaagttCCATGTAAGTTATACCCAAAATCCTGACTTCATCTTTATTTATGCCCAGAACAATTCCACACATTTTCTCCCTGTGTAGAGCTTGCAATCAGCATATCCCCCACTCTTTGACATAAATCCCCACCCCCTGGCGAGTGGCCCACATACGGAAGTCGTGGGGTGAGTGATAAAATGGGAAaataactatatatatatataaatatatacggaGCAAGAAccgcaacagcaacaaataTCGGGGCTTCAAAACTGCCAGCGAGCAAAACACCAAAACTGAAACGACCACCATTCACACGAAATACGGAAACTgtctataaaaaatattttatacataAGTTATGGGAATTCTTATGAGTTGTATTCACTGGAAAACAAGctgatgttttttttttgaccaattcaATTTCTATACActcattaaaatatatgacaaATAATGTAAACTTTGGAGTCAGAAAATAAGAGCTACATATTACAATACAATATTAC includes these proteins:
- the LOC119558252 gene encoding ribosome biogenesis protein NOP53, whose product is MTAVEPGTKKKRISKKNKSAWRKTDIQDVEQFLEDQRQEERIGTFTDKQDEDLFVLDTSADKTAKAAVLSVKQKRKLNAKKPMRSHQALENTSKVQDPIVKRNHVRQKKNGRNIELEVCNPTKPRHRQANSDRALYYEKLEQRLADKKSKKLAVEKDIWEEVDFRDAIPGLKDKKGWISRELALHTAGNIGKKVVKTHASLHHKTTKAKKFELPHPGMSYNPAPEDHQDLISKIVEREEGIIKKEQHLKRVTTSMFSKVTPEERDRRRLQEMSQGMEEEEEQEEGQQDEAGQANGEKSEENVDKPYHTVNAPVENKKKSKQARRKELKQKELARQTELKRKLKQQTADLIRIKSIRHELDDEEEDLNELKKRRKQRAEKAKFEPKRLGRHKFEEPDLDVNLPEDVAGNLRNVKTESSLLKDRFHTLQRNNMLPTTKLVNRKKAKVKRYERSTHKEPGVSYQDLKDRRRAATAAAKAAADIKI
- the LOC119558253 gene encoding uncharacterized protein LOC119558253, producing the protein MSTSPSFADISDKFTEATLDEIIRNAGGTHHTSYKFGPSGKKGDAYLSRVFRITVFGVKNSEQGKDEEEMKVSVIVKAMPDNLHRRALFRSVIFFRNEINFYTKVLPAIEAFQKSREPAPKKPFVEYPRCLASLCDGVNDFIALEDVGPKGYTAPVRQDYISLEDALLTMRTLGRYHGVALAFNALDSKNFEKAADSLEETYYGEHTREWYTGFLLMAEDVAMDAIKHVYPDSKYETVAGNFLQPALFDDMIDLVSTRSELTVFGHGDCWTPNFLTKYNEQGESQEIIIIDFQLARCSSLALDLSFFIYSCTSQVLREEHYEKLLRAYLESAHELIKDLGGDPEEIITWESLQQELKDFGRFGCGMGIESLPMTMMEDEEVADLDAIQENAILTDIWNLTFFKEPAKRQRLADIFKHAIDEGYIK
- the LOC119558251 gene encoding chitooligosaccharidolytic beta-N-acetylglucosaminidase; translation: MRFSGYNRYQCFCSAVASLLLCFAVGAALTRADDVDSDAGGASRKWLCSRTDICTSEAEKVTGLQYAPEIFESQRDCRLSCGKYGAIWPMPTGKECTIAHGRVRFDPWKVRFHVVAPGEAATQFLRETNRLFVSNLLKECIRNCTLESSKQILVRSTVTNDSLTLDWPTDESYALVVRTTDTATFVDIQASTVYGARHAFETLSNLVTGSLSNGLLMVTRANITDRPAFPHRGVLLDTARNFVPLKFIRSTLDAMAASKLNVLHWHVVDTHSFPLEITRVPEMQRYGAYSSSQTYSRQDAINLVKYARLRGIRILIEIDGPSHAGNGWQWGPAAGLGNMSVCLNQSPWRRFCVQPPCGQLNPLNDHMYAVLKEILEDVAEVGAPEETLHMGGDEVFLPCWNNTEEIRDGMRARGYDLSEQSFLRLWSQFHQKNLNAWDEINERMYPGIKEPKSVIIWSSHLTNPRYIEAYLPKERFIIQTWVESQDALNRELLQRGYRLIVSTKNAWYLDHGFWGSTSYYNWRTVYSSGMPVGRSQDQVLGGEVCMWSEYVDQNSLESRIWPRAGAAAERLWSNPKSSALLAQRRFYRYRERLLARGIHADAVIPHWCVLHEGQCL